One part of the Granulicella arctica genome encodes these proteins:
- a CDS encoding ubiquitin-conjugating enzyme E2 — MASPRTRRLKLDYDALRERLANWPLIQIAGTAGMPPEVYRIAYAIKGLYVQPSGQIHERDTHLMEINLSLDYPRRAPQCRMLTPVFHPNFDDASVCIGDFWAASEGLDDLIIRIGRMIAYQEYNTRSPLNGLAARWAAEHLNLLPLDSRPIAPPVAPPTASEPTEPAPPPSPAATALPTEDPWATPITLAE, encoded by the coding sequence ATGGCATCCCCCCGAACCCGTCGTCTCAAACTCGACTACGACGCTCTCCGCGAGCGCCTCGCCAACTGGCCACTCATCCAGATCGCAGGCACAGCCGGTATGCCACCCGAGGTCTATCGCATCGCCTACGCCATCAAGGGCCTCTACGTGCAGCCCTCCGGCCAGATCCACGAGCGCGACACCCACCTCATGGAGATCAACCTCTCCCTCGACTACCCCCGCCGCGCCCCGCAGTGCCGGATGCTCACCCCCGTCTTCCACCCTAACTTCGACGACGCCAGCGTCTGCATCGGCGACTTCTGGGCCGCCTCCGAGGGCCTCGACGACCTCATCATCCGCATCGGCCGCATGATCGCCTACCAGGAGTACAACACCCGCAGCCCGCTCAATGGCCTCGCCGCCCGCTGGGCCGCCGAGCACCTCAACCTCCTGCCGCTCGATTCCCGCCCCATAGCCCCACCTGTAGCCCCACCCACAGCATCCGAGCCAACGGAACCCGCACCGCCGCCATCGCCAGCCGCTACAGCCCTACCCACAGAAGATCCATGGGCTACGCCAATCACCCTCGCCGAATAG
- a CDS encoding CRTAC1 family protein produces the protein MPVVAQTAKEQTMHFRDVGPTAGLTTVPHSAAVKQYLVEMMGGGVALFDCDNDGKLDIVTVNDSTVDAYLHGGEAMVTLYHQDTLANGPLHFTDVTAAAGLTVRGWGMGVAVGDFDNDGLPDLYVTGYGHNVLYRNLGGCRFEDVTKQMGVAGGGFSAGAAWADYDRDGRLDLFVSRYVDSDLQHLPKPGDKGFDYQGLPMEVPVLRGETDLLFHNTGKAFNEVSQKAGVSNPDKRLGMGVVWSDYDHDGWPDLFVTNDMGPNFLYRNKHDGTFEDVGMISGTALSADGHTMGNMAADFADYDHNGTPDVVVTRYGYQPMSLYRNEGAIGFSDQAAAAGLTESAQQLVAWGAGFADFDNDGWADLFVANGNVSAMVDKLPHELKYREPLQLFRNQHNGTFMEMAGAAGLNAGALRSRRGTAFGDVNNDGNVDVVVYNEGGPPSLFLNETRSANHRVLFRLVGTKSNRSALGARVTIATGGMVQFDEVRGGGSYLSSNDQRLHFGLGDEKVIKTVTIEWPSGLVETLQDLKADTLYELVEGKGVQQATVLNTVGVPR, from the coding sequence ATGCCGGTTGTAGCGCAGACTGCTAAAGAGCAGACGATGCATTTTCGCGATGTTGGGCCGACGGCTGGGTTGACGACGGTGCCGCACTCGGCGGCGGTGAAGCAGTATCTCGTGGAGATGATGGGTGGAGGCGTGGCGCTGTTCGACTGCGACAACGATGGGAAACTGGACATCGTTACGGTGAACGACTCGACGGTGGATGCGTATCTGCATGGCGGCGAGGCGATGGTTACGCTCTACCATCAGGACACGCTGGCGAACGGGCCGCTGCACTTTACGGATGTGACGGCGGCGGCGGGTCTTACGGTGCGTGGGTGGGGGATGGGTGTCGCTGTGGGGGACTTCGATAACGATGGCCTGCCCGATTTATATGTCACTGGATATGGTCACAATGTGCTGTATCGCAACTTGGGTGGATGCAGGTTTGAAGATGTGACGAAGCAGATGGGTGTTGCGGGCGGGGGCTTCAGCGCGGGGGCTGCGTGGGCTGATTATGACCGCGATGGGAGGCTCGATCTTTTTGTGTCGCGGTATGTGGATAGCGATCTGCAACACTTGCCGAAGCCTGGCGATAAAGGATTCGACTATCAGGGGCTGCCGATGGAGGTTCCGGTGCTGCGGGGAGAGACGGATCTACTGTTTCATAACACTGGTAAAGCTTTCAACGAGGTCTCGCAGAAGGCGGGCGTGAGCAATCCGGATAAGCGGCTTGGCATGGGCGTGGTTTGGAGTGACTATGACCACGATGGCTGGCCGGACTTGTTCGTCACGAATGATATGGGGCCGAACTTTCTTTATCGCAATAAGCACGATGGAACATTCGAAGATGTCGGGATGATCTCGGGGACGGCATTGAGTGCGGATGGGCACACGATGGGAAATATGGCTGCGGATTTTGCGGACTACGATCACAACGGAACGCCTGATGTGGTGGTGACGCGGTATGGGTATCAGCCGATGAGCCTTTACCGAAACGAAGGGGCGATTGGGTTCAGCGATCAGGCTGCGGCTGCGGGGCTGACAGAGTCTGCTCAGCAATTGGTGGCCTGGGGCGCGGGGTTTGCGGACTTCGATAACGATGGTTGGGCTGATTTATTTGTGGCCAATGGCAATGTGAGCGCGATGGTGGATAAGCTGCCGCATGAGCTGAAGTATCGCGAGCCGTTGCAGTTGTTTCGCAATCAACACAATGGGACGTTTATGGAGATGGCGGGTGCGGCGGGGTTGAATGCTGGGGCGCTGCGCTCGCGCAGGGGGACAGCGTTTGGCGATGTGAACAACGATGGCAACGTGGATGTGGTGGTCTACAACGAGGGTGGGCCGCCTTCGCTGTTTCTGAATGAGACGCGGTCGGCCAATCATCGTGTGCTGTTTCGTCTGGTCGGGACGAAGAGTAATCGCTCGGCGCTGGGGGCTCGCGTGACGATCGCTACGGGTGGGATGGTTCAGTTCGACGAGGTGCGCGGAGGGGGGAGCTATCTTTCATCAAACGATCAGCGACTTCACTTTGGGCTTGGCGACGAGAAGGTGATCAAGACGGTGACGATTGAATGGCCGAGTGGACTTGTGGAAACGCTTCAGGATCTGAAGGCGGATACGTTGTATGAGCTTGTGGAGGGTAAGGGAGTTCAGCAGGCGACAGTGTTGAATACGGTGGGCGTGCCGCGATGA
- a CDS encoding tetratricopeptide repeat protein, whose protein sequence is MVMLLLGSVGGSAGVGQRARTADRAGDALQQRYDAAQRAQASGDLGRAMREYQDFLAESLRRVAEGQARVGEYPASAKLFEEALAVAPAGSAVSLRLSYAEAALVARDIPKARALAEAVLVDEPKSAEARLVLGEALLQTNENEQARKELEAAVALEPNYRNGLALATAYLALADTKDAERIFTEMAASFGKKASVYLDFGRSLAEAGYPEMAIADFNLAIAKDSTLPEVHYCLGASYLLSEGEKGFAKAAQEFRRELALHPDDYFSLSQLGYIALNEHRLPEAEADLKRAAALDPRNPDNPLLLGQVYAQLNQPEQAEQALRMSIALTTDLSRNHYQVQRAHYLLGRLLLQTGHADEAKEQMQLSADLLKKNLERDEARLKGAPSSEATSAALQIHARGLAPVDVQAKHEIEAFAARVAPALADSYNNLGAIAAADNQFASATGYFEKAARWNPSLEGLDYNWGRAAFSAELYAQAEAPLGRYLAAHPLEQGARRVLGICYFKGKKYAATVETLLPIEGELAATPQLDSMYAQSLLMTGDYDGGVARLQRMSRANPAVAEVHRALGEAYASHGEYLKASEELRTAVQLNAADSEATDQLAMVLTHLEKKNAPVQR, encoded by the coding sequence ATGGTGATGCTGCTGCTTGGCTCTGTCGGCGGCTCTGCTGGTGTAGGGCAGAGAGCGCGTACGGCGGATCGTGCCGGTGATGCGTTGCAGCAGAGGTATGATGCGGCGCAGCGGGCGCAGGCTTCGGGAGATCTGGGCCGCGCGATGCGGGAGTACCAGGATTTTCTGGCAGAGAGCTTGCGCCGCGTGGCGGAGGGGCAAGCGCGAGTGGGTGAGTATCCTGCATCGGCAAAGCTCTTTGAGGAGGCACTGGCGGTTGCGCCTGCGGGTAGCGCTGTGAGTCTGCGGCTGTCGTATGCCGAGGCGGCGCTGGTGGCGCGTGATATTCCTAAGGCGCGGGCGCTTGCTGAGGCAGTGCTGGTCGATGAGCCGAAGAGCGCGGAGGCTCGGCTGGTGCTGGGCGAAGCTCTGTTGCAAACGAACGAGAATGAGCAGGCTCGCAAGGAGTTAGAGGCGGCGGTTGCGCTTGAGCCGAACTACCGGAATGGGCTGGCCTTGGCGACCGCTTATCTTGCGCTGGCCGATACGAAGGATGCGGAGCGCATTTTTACGGAGATGGCGGCGAGCTTCGGAAAGAAGGCTTCGGTGTACCTCGACTTTGGGCGATCTCTTGCCGAGGCTGGTTATCCGGAGATGGCGATCGCGGATTTCAACCTCGCGATCGCGAAGGATTCGACGCTGCCTGAGGTGCACTACTGCCTTGGCGCTTCGTACCTGCTGAGCGAGGGTGAGAAGGGGTTTGCCAAGGCCGCGCAGGAGTTTCGCCGCGAGCTTGCGTTGCATCCGGATGATTACTTCAGCCTGTCGCAGCTTGGATACATTGCGTTGAACGAGCATCGGCTGCCGGAGGCGGAGGCGGATTTGAAGCGGGCGGCGGCGCTGGACCCGCGGAATCCGGATAATCCTTTGTTGCTGGGGCAGGTATATGCGCAGCTCAATCAGCCGGAGCAGGCAGAGCAGGCACTGCGCATGTCGATTGCGCTGACTACGGACCTTTCGCGAAATCATTACCAGGTGCAGCGTGCGCATTATTTGCTGGGACGCTTGTTGTTACAGACGGGGCATGCGGATGAGGCAAAGGAACAGATGCAGCTTTCGGCTGATCTGCTGAAGAAGAACCTTGAACGGGATGAGGCAAGGCTGAAGGGTGCGCCGAGTAGTGAGGCGACGAGCGCGGCGCTTCAGATTCATGCGCGTGGGCTTGCGCCGGTTGATGTGCAGGCGAAGCATGAGATCGAGGCGTTTGCTGCGCGTGTGGCACCGGCGCTTGCGGACAGCTACAACAACCTGGGTGCGATTGCCGCGGCGGATAACCAGTTTGCTTCGGCCACGGGTTATTTTGAGAAGGCTGCACGGTGGAATCCATCGCTTGAAGGGTTGGACTACAACTGGGGCAGAGCGGCTTTTTCGGCGGAGTTGTATGCGCAGGCTGAGGCTCCACTGGGTCGGTATCTTGCGGCGCATCCGTTGGAGCAGGGTGCGCGGCGCGTGCTTGGCATCTGCTACTTCAAGGGGAAGAAGTATGCGGCGACGGTGGAGACGTTGCTGCCTATCGAGGGGGAGTTGGCTGCTACTCCGCAGCTCGATTCGATGTATGCGCAGTCGCTGCTGATGACGGGTGATTACGATGGGGGCGTTGCACGACTACAGAGAATGAGCCGTGCGAATCCAGCGGTTGCGGAGGTACATCGTGCACTGGGCGAAGCGTATGCCTCGCATGGTGAGTATCTGAAGGCGAGCGAAGAGTTGCGGACGGCTGTGCAGTTGAATGCTGCGGACTCCGAAGCTACGGATCAGTTGGCGATGGTGTTGACTCATCTTGAGAAGAAGAATGCGCCCGTCCAGCGTTAA